Proteins encoded by one window of Vitis riparia cultivar Riparia Gloire de Montpellier isolate 1030 chromosome 11, EGFV_Vit.rip_1.0, whole genome shotgun sequence:
- the LOC117924651 gene encoding uncharacterized protein LOC117924651, giving the protein MATSQGKPTFINNDSPLPTHVEVEEEEERGNLYEYQDPVSADGCGCGCFRLFGFNSGWSHDNNEDGHLFQARGERINTWWVKKLKKAKEFSEVLAGPKWKNFIRKLGGYFNNKNKKKNRFQYDAESYALNFDDGGDFDTEEDGLLPSSSRFPPLFPQQPPRPGS; this is encoded by the coding sequence ATGGCTACTTCTCAAGGGAAACCTACTTTCATCAACAACGATTCCCCCTTACCGACCCATGtggaagtagaagaagaagaggaacgAGGCAATCTCTATGAGTACCAAGACCCCGTTTCTGCTGATGGGTGCGGGTGCGGCTGTTTCAGGCTCTTTGGTTTCAACTCTGGTTGGAGCCACGACAACAACGAAGATGGGCATCTATTCCAGGCGAGAGGAGAGAGGATAAACACATGGTGGGTGAAGAAACTGAAAAAGGCGAAGGAGTTCTCTGAGGTATTGGCTGGGCCCAAGTGGAAGAACTTCATCAGGAAATTGGGTGGATATTTCAATAacaagaataagaagaagaatcGATTTCAGTATGATGCAGAAAGCTATGCTCTGAATTTCGATGATGGTGGTGATTTTGATACAGAAGAAGATGGTCTGCTTCCTTCTTCCTCCAGGTTTCCTCCTCTTTTTCCCCAGCAACCACCACGACCTGGATCATAA
- the LOC117924923 gene encoding LOW QUALITY PROTEIN: uncharacterized protein LOC117924923 (The sequence of the model RefSeq protein was modified relative to this genomic sequence to represent the inferred CDS: inserted 1 base in 1 codon), which yields MVEDPRIAPATTTGRTTEGVFPNPARDAGSPGSVQMFYPATVSDAGLVGLGFGNAVPGVAAWCPHVPVAIGRAGISPGAIGLGYNPNLGTRVAGNASDQASDEGTDDSNSGKKVKFLCSFGGKILPRPSDGMLRYVGGHTRIICLRRDVSFNELVQKMVDTYGQPVVIKYQLPEEDLDALVSVSCPDDLENMMDEYEKLVERSSDGSAKLRVFLFSASELDPSDMVQFGNFNDSGQRYFDAVNGIMDGIGGGIARKESIASATSTQNSDVSGNDATDNLVQHQGDVSGPPFSSALSPKGNSATSNEPATRLMCVDPNPAIYADVSAIPLGIPVGNTGPPQTSSSKPDVEFERSVPLTVQPQQVGFDLQQCRMDIPATTAYLQSYVHPHREVTNHADYVQVPHQMGFPNQLLATSGSVLTHQQIRDNASGVSSHQFIPAVHMTMTPTASHVSIRPSVIQPLVQPQQARIDCYTDESTFGPRVVQLPLDQSYNPYQAQVPLPTAVVGGYGWHQVPAQDHVVLSDGWAHQQVILPETTTRLEDCFMCQKELPHAHSDPLVQGLRDSSASSVSDSNSAYHSLRLEDNVRARQINRVVVTGXLGEGIIEQGVGAQPRVLGHMDHQAGTLQSEVVGICQNLDAQHENEKIILQKMDNPDQPRVPIPQGVVGLAGAVQSSYGVFTSTIPQTSQEEAVQQYAVPTQYQVKPDTLVNRPINSDVPLFGGVPLQTSERLVQESPRDYSGKLPGVVPKEDTAESCISFDHMRPIDERMENLRVGPAENFVNSEQSKSSADKPRKEDILEHRLQQIAGKEALLDSTFSKAKIVVESNHNKATEVLPCSAAEVPYLHNVWPVETYEVTKLPILGTLATYTHSKTGIHNVTSGEVSYGSPAFSDVESAYLTDKAPPISEWNDDTSQFQPKMVPTDIRAVSSNGNTPYLSPSNRIGDVQDSSNSLFSSQDPWNLRHDIHFPPPRPNKITIKNEAFSIREPFGENGTSDSGDINTDVQLEDGAHQPFSNLNKDFNSEHSWSAKGSGEEVIKQELQAIAEGVAASVLHSTTSNPEISIHEKNEPLSLSNKDTELQNSDLEMQHKSKVEDNINKVPEKINMGFPVSDGIGRLQIIKNSDLEELRELGSGTFGTVYHGKWRGTDVAIKRINDRCFAGKPSEQERMRDDFWNEAIKLADLHHPNVVAFYGVVLDGPGGSVATVTEYMVNGSLRNSLQKNEKNLDKRKRLLIAMDVAFGMEYLHGKNIVHFDLKSDNLLVNLRDPHRPICKVGDLGLSKVKCQTLISGGVRGTLPWMAPELLNGSSSLVSEKVDVFSFGIVMWELLTGEEPYADLHYGAIIGGIVSNTLRPSVPEFCDPEWRALMERCWSSEPSERPSFTEIANQLRSMAAKIPPKGQISQPQVQK from the exons ATGGTCGAGGACCCTCGCATTGCCCCCGCCACAACCACGGGCCGGACCACAGAGGGGGTTTTCCCCAACCCAGCCCGTGATGCTGGTAGCCCAGGGTCGGTTCAGATGTTCTATCCGGCCACTGTGTCGGATGCTGGGTTGGTAGGTTTAGGGTTTGGAAATGCGGTGCCAGGTGTTGCCGCTTGGTGCCCTCATGTGCCTGTGGCCATTGGGCGTGCTGGAATTAGTCCAGGAGCGATTGGATTGGGCTATAATCCCAATTTGGGGACTCGGGTTGCTGGCAATGCCTCTGATCAGGCAAGCGATGAAGGTACAGATGACTCGAATTCAGGGAAGAAAGTTAAGTTCTTATGTAGTTTTGGGGGAAAGATTTTGCCTAGGCCAAGTGATGGAATGTTGAGATATGTCGGAGGGCATACAAGAATTATTTGTCTGAGAAGGGACGTGAGCTTTAATGAGTTGGTGCAAAAGATGGTGGATACATATGGGCAACCGGTGGTAATTAAGTATCAGCTACCCGAAGAGGATCTTGATGCATTAGTGTCAGTTTCTTGCCCAGATGATCTTGAAAACATGATGGATGAGTATGAGAAATTAGTTGAGCGATCATCTGATGGATCAGCTAAGTTACGAGTGTTCTTGTTCTCAGCTTCAGAGCTTGATCCCTCTGATATGGTgcaatttggaaattttaatgatagTGGGCAAAGATATTTTGATGCTGTGAATGGGATTATGGATGGAATTGGGGGTGGTATTGCTAGAAAGGAGAGTATAGCAAGTGCAACTTCCACACAGAATTCTGATGTGAGTGGAAATGATGCCACTGATAACTTGGTTCAGCATCAAGGGGATGTTAGTGGGCCACCGTTTAGCAGTGCATTATCTCCCAAAGGAAATTCGGCTACATCTAATGAACCTGCTACAAGATTGATGTGTGTGGATCCCAACCCAGCAATCTATGCAGATGTCTCTGCCATTCCATTGGGAATTCCAGTGGGTAATACTGGTCCTCCCCAGACTTCATCTTCTAAGCCTGATGTTGAGTTTGAGAGATCTGTACCCCTTACTGTACAGCCACAGCAAGTGGGGTTTGATTTGCAGCAATGCCGGATGGATATTCCAGCAACCACAGCTTACTTGCAGTCTTATGTGCATCCCCATCGAGAGGTTACTAACCATGCTGATTATGTTCAAGTTCCTCACCAGATGGGGTTCCCCAATCAGCTGTTGGCAACTTCTGGTTCTGTACTAACCCACCAGCAGATCCGTGACAATGCTAGTGGTGTTAGCTCTCATCAATTTATTCCTGCAGTGCACATGACAATGACCCCTACAGCTTCTCATGTCAGTATCAGACCAAGTGTGATTCAGCCATTGGTTCAGCCCCAACAGGCCAGGATAGATTGTTACACTGATGAAAGTACATTTGGGCCAAGGGTTGTCCAGCTTCCACTAGACCAAAGCTATAATCCATATCAAGCCCAGGTCCCACTCCCTACTGCAGTGGTGGGAGGCTATGGCTGGCATCAAGTCCCAGCACAGGACCATGTAGTCTTATCTGATGGATGGGCTCATCAACAAGTAATTCTTCCAGAGACaactacaaggttggaggactGTTTTATGTGTCAGAAAGAATTGCCTCATGCACACTCTGATCCTTTGGTACAGGGACTGAGAGACAGCAGTGCAAGCTCTGTATCTGATTCAAACTCAGCGTATCATAGCCTCCGATTGGAGGACAATGTGAGAGCCCGTCAAATAAACAGGGTTGTGGTAACTG GCCTTGGGGAAGGCATTATTGAACAAGGAGTTGGTGCTCAGCCGAGGGTTCTTGGTCATATGGATCATCAAGCTGGGACACTTCAATCAGAGGTAGTTGGGATCTGTCAGAACCTTGATGCGCAgcatgaaaatgagaaaattattctccaAAAAATGGACAACCCTGATCAACCCAGAGTCCCAATTCCCCAGGGTGTGGTGGGGTTGGCAGGTGCTGTGCAGTCATCTTATGGTGTATTCACGAGCACTATTCCTCAGACTTCCCAAGAAGAGGCTGTCCAGCAGTATGCAGTGCCAACCCAGTACCAGGTTAAACCGGACACCTTAGTGAATAGACCAATTAATAGTGATGTCCCTCTATTTGGAGGTGTGCCTTTACAAACATCAGAACGCCTGGTTCAGGAATCTCCAAGAGACTATTCTGGTAAACTTCCTGGTGTTGTTCCTAAGGAAGATACTGCAGAGTCTTGCATTTCATTTGATCATATGCGTCCAATTGATGAGAGGATGGAAAATCTAAGGGTAGGCCCTgctgaaaattttgttaatagtGAGCAGAGTAAATCATCTGCTGATAAACCTAGAAAGGAGGACATCTTGGAACACAGACTGCAGCAAATTGCAGGGAAAGAGGCGCTTCTGGACAGTACATTCAGCAAAGCCAAAATTGTTGTTGAGTCGAATCACAATAAAGCAACTGAGGTGTTGCCTTGCTCTGCTGCTGAAGTTCCTTACCTGCATAATGTTTGGCCAGTGGAGACATATGAAGTAACAAAACTGCCTATTTTGGGAACTCTGGCGACATATACACATTCTAAGACTGGGATTCATAATGTGACTTCTGGTGAAGTTTCTTATGGCAGCCCTGCATTTTCCGATGTCGAATCGGCTTATCTAACAGATAAAGCTCCACCCATATCTGAATGGAATGATGACACCTCGCAGTTTCAGCCAAAGATGGTTCCTACAGATATCAGAGCTGTCTCATCAAATGGTAATACACCTTATTTATCCCCGTCTAACAGGATTGGAGATGTTCAAGATTCCTCAAACTCACTCTTTAGCAGCCAGGATCCTTGGAATTTACGGCATGATATTCATTTCCCCCCTCCTAGACCTaacaaaattacaataaaaaatgaagccttTAGTATTAGGGAACCATTTGGTGAAAATGGTACGAGCGATAGTGGGGATATAAATACAGATGTGCAATTGGAGGATGGAGCCCACCAGCCATTTTCCAATTTGAATAAGGATTTCAATTCAGAGCATAGCTGGTCTGCGAAAG GCTCAGGAGAGGAAGTGATCAAACAAGAACTTCAGGCGATTGCTGAGGGTGTTGCTGCTTCTGTTCTCCACTCAACTACATCTAATCCTGAAATTTCTATACACGAGAAAAATGAGCCTCTTTCTTTGTCCAATAAAGATACAGAGCTTCAAAATAGCGATTTGGAAATGCAGCATAAAAGTAAAGTTGAG GACAATATAAACAAAGTGccagaaaaaattaatatgggCTTCCCAGTGTCAGATGGCATAGGTCGCTTGCAG atCATAAAAAACAGTGACCTTGAAGAGCTCCGAGAATTGGGTTCTGGCACCTTTGGTACTGTTTATCATGGAAAATGGAGGGGCACTGATGTTGCAATCAAACGAATCAATGACAGGTGCTTTGCTGGGAAGCCTTCAGAACAAGAACGTATG AGAGATGACTTCTGGAATGAGGCAATCAAGCTTGCTGATTTGCATCATCCAAATGTGGTAGCTTTCTATGGTGTTGTTCTTGATGGCCCTGGAGGCTCAGTTGCAACTGTTACAGAGTATATGGTTAATGGTTCTTTAAGAAATTCTctgcagaagaatgaaaa GAATCTTGATAAGCGTAAGCGTCTCTTGATTGCCATGGATGTAGCCTTTGGAATGGAGTACTTGCATGGTAAGAATATAGTGCACTTCGACTTGAAAAGTGATAACTTACTTGTCAATCTTCGAGATCCTCACCGCCCAATATGCAAG GTTGGTGATTTGGGCTTATCAAAGGTGAAATGCCAGACACTGATCTCTGGTGGTGTGCGAGGGACACTTCCTTGGATGGCTCCAGAGCTACTGAATGGCAGCAGTAGCCTTGTGTCTGAGAAG GTTGATGTGTTTTCATTCGGTATTGTGATGTGGGAACTTCTTACTGGAGAAGAACCATATGCAGATCTGCACTATGGGGCAATCATTG GTGGTATTGTGAGCAACACCTTGCGGCCATCTGTACCTGAGTTTTGTGACCCAGAATGGAGAGCTCTGATGGAGAGATGTTGGTCTTCAGAACCATCAGAGAGGCCAAGCTTCACCGAAATTGCAAACCAGTTGCGATCTATGGCGGCTAAGATTCCTCCAAAAGGACAAATATCACAGCCCCAGGTTCAAAAATGA